From a region of the Methanobrevibacter ruminantium genome:
- a CDS encoding TMEM175 family protein yields the protein MQSLKDEIEQQISEMDENRAVKVQEKLEDAKKKNKFSENINEENIDEEIRKLEKTNKRISTYQRFVDAFEKDLDIDPGRLMGLTDGIFSIVMTLLVFGMVLPDNEILNYTGFINFLGSIGPIAGLIIVSFIVLGSFWIYHHEFMKIKSLNMPYLWLNIFYLACLCFIPFSTSVIGNYSHFFLADVIFGVNILLVIVFFLFMFHYAHKRGFLEKYTSEKDKKYVFHTLYILMGVTIIVNILDFNVNSNFIYLFLLIPIISTLRHIQYLMK from the coding sequence TTGCAAAGTCTAAAAGACGAGATTGAACAGCAAATATCAGAAATGGATGAAAATAGGGCGGTAAAAGTTCAGGAAAAACTTGAAGATGCAAAGAAAAAGAATAAATTCAGTGAAAATATCAATGAAGAGAACATCGATGAAGAAATAAGAAAACTTGAAAAAACCAATAAGAGAATCAGCACTTACCAAAGATTCGTAGATGCATTTGAAAAAGACCTTGACATTGATCCTGGAAGGCTAATGGGACTTACTGATGGGATATTCAGTATAGTAATGACCCTCCTGGTCTTTGGAATGGTCTTGCCGGATAATGAAATACTCAATTACACTGGATTCATAAATTTTTTAGGCTCCATCGGACCAATAGCCGGACTAATCATTGTGAGTTTCATTGTACTGGGTTCATTCTGGATTTACCATCATGAGTTCATGAAAATAAAAAGCTTGAATATGCCATATCTCTGGCTAAATATCTTTTATTTAGCATGCCTATGCTTCATACCTTTTTCAACATCAGTCATTGGAAACTATTCACATTTCTTCTTGGCAGATGTAATATTTGGAGTGAATATACTTTTAGTTATAGTGTTCTTCCTATTCATGTTCCATTATGCACACAAGAGAGGATTCCTTGAAAAATACACAAGCGAAAAGGATAAAAAATATGTGTTTCACACTTTGTATATACTTATGGGTGTCACAATTATCGTAAACATTCTTGACTTCAATGTAAACTCTAACTTCATTTACTTGTTCCTATTGATTCCTATCATTTCAACATTAAGACATATTCAGTACCTAATGAAATGA
- the thsA gene encoding thermosome subunit alpha, producing MAQGQPIFILPEGTNRLLGRDAQRTNILAGKVLAETVRTTLGPKGMDKMLVDGLGDIVVTNDGVTILKEMDIEHPAAKMLVEVAKTQEDEVGDGTTTAVIIAGELLKKSETLLDMDIHPTIIAMGYRQAAEKAQEILDEIAIEDISREMLVKVAMTAMTGKGTEKAREPLANLIVDAVQQVAGDGEVDTDHIKIEKKDGAVVEESTLIQGVIVDKEKVHPGMPSELKDAKVVLINSPLEVKETEVDAEIRITDPAQMQAFIEQEEQMVRDMVNKIADVGANVLFAQKGIDDLAQHYLAKAGIMAVRRVKKSDIDKLAKATGATVVSNLDDLTEADLGHAGSVIEKKISGDDMIFVEECQEPKAVTLLVRGSTKHIVDEIDRAVDDAIGVVAATVEDGQVVAGGGAPEIAMAKKLKEYAQSISGREQLAVTAFAESLEIVPKTLAENAGLDSIDSLVDLRAAHEKSAYMGLNVFTGDVTDMKEEGVVEPKRVKKQAIQSASEAAEMILRIDDVIASSGTSAGDMPMDPSMAGGMPPMM from the coding sequence ATGGCACAAGGTCAACCTATTTTCATTTTACCTGAAGGAACTAACAGATTGTTAGGTAGAGATGCACAAAGAACCAACATCTTAGCAGGTAAAGTATTAGCAGAAACTGTAAGAACCACTTTAGGTCCAAAAGGTATGGACAAAATGTTAGTGGACGGACTCGGAGATATTGTAGTAACCAATGACGGAGTTACTATCTTAAAAGAAATGGATATTGAACACCCTGCAGCAAAAATGCTCGTAGAAGTTGCAAAAACCCAAGAAGACGAAGTTGGAGATGGAACTACTACTGCAGTAATCATTGCTGGAGAACTCCTCAAAAAATCCGAAACCTTATTAGATATGGACATTCACCCAACCATCATTGCTATGGGTTACAGACAAGCAGCAGAAAAAGCACAAGAAATCTTAGATGAAATCGCTATTGAAGACATTTCCCGTGAAATGTTAGTAAAAGTAGCTATGACTGCTATGACTGGTAAAGGAACCGAAAAAGCTCGTGAACCTTTAGCAAACTTAATCGTAGATGCTGTACAACAAGTGGCTGGCGATGGTGAAGTTGACACTGATCACATTAAAATCGAGAAAAAAGATGGTGCAGTAGTAGAAGAATCCACTTTAATCCAAGGTGTAATCGTAGACAAAGAAAAAGTACACCCAGGTATGCCATCTGAATTAAAAGACGCAAAAGTTGTCTTAATCAACTCTCCTTTAGAAGTTAAAGAAACTGAAGTAGATGCTGAAATCAGAATCACTGACCCTGCTCAAATGCAAGCATTCATTGAACAAGAAGAACAAATGGTCAGAGATATGGTTAACAAAATCGCTGATGTCGGTGCAAACGTATTATTCGCGCAAAAAGGTATCGATGACTTAGCACAACACTACTTAGCTAAAGCAGGAATCATGGCTGTAAGAAGAGTTAAAAAATCTGACATTGACAAATTAGCTAAAGCAACCGGTGCAACCGTTGTATCCAACTTAGATGACTTAACCGAAGCTGACTTAGGTCACGCAGGTTCTGTAATCGAAAAGAAAATCTCTGGTGACGACATGATCTTTGTAGAAGAATGTCAAGAACCTAAAGCAGTAACCTTACTCGTCAGAGGAAGTACCAAACACATCGTTGACGAAATCGACAGAGCTGTTGATGACGCAATCGGTGTAGTAGCTGCTACTGTAGAAGACGGTCAAGTTGTAGCTGGTGGAGGAGCTCCTGAAATCGCTATGGCTAAAAAACTTAAAGAATATGCTCAATCCATTAGCGGAAGAGAACAATTAGCAGTAACTGCATTTGCAGAATCCTTAGAAATTGTTCCTAAAACCTTAGCTGAAAACGCTGGTTTAGACAGCATTGACTCTTTAGTAGACTTAAGAGCTGCTCACGAAAAATCTGCTTACATGGGATTAAACGTATTCACTGGTGATGTTACTGACATGAAAGAAGAAGGTGTTGTAGAACCTAAACGTGTCAAAAAACAAGCTATTCAATCTGCTTCCGAAGCTGCTGAAATGATTTTAAGAATCGATGACGTAATCGCTTCCAGCGGAACCAGTGCTGGCGACATGCCTATGGACCCAAGTATGGCTGGCGGCATGCCTCCAATGATGTAA
- a CDS encoding class I SAM-dependent methyltransferase — MDDNEKSIRSEEDKELIINARKPVGELGDKLLDRMNESHESLAQWGVSHLDILKDDVILDIGCGGGVNVERFLKMTENKVYGLDYSEIAVEKSTKLNQKAIDEGRCEVIQGSVSELPFEDNTFDIVTGFETVYFWPDFVNDCKEVRRVLKDDGIMFICNEAIPDEEDERQKELIDLLDMKIFSEDEFDEYLREAGFSDIICFSKSGPDSVDRELVTGWLCVIARKQ; from the coding sequence ATGGATGATAATGAAAAAAGTATTAGAAGTGAAGAAGATAAGGAATTAATCATTAATGCTAGAAAACCTGTTGGTGAATTGGGAGATAAATTATTGGATAGAATGAATGAAAGTCATGAAAGCCTTGCTCAATGGGGTGTAAGCCATTTGGATATTTTAAAGGATGATGTTATTTTAGATATTGGTTGTGGTGGAGGAGTCAATGTTGAAAGATTCCTTAAAATGACTGAAAATAAGGTTTATGGACTAGATTATTCTGAAATAGCTGTAGAGAAATCCACAAAGTTAAATCAAAAAGCTATCGATGAAGGAAGATGTGAGGTTATTCAAGGGTCTGTCTCTGAACTCCCATTTGAAGATAATACCTTTGACATCGTAACTGGATTTGAAACAGTTTATTTCTGGCCAGACTTTGTGAATGACTGCAAAGAAGTCAGAAGAGTGTTGAAAGATGATGGAATAATGTTCATCTGCAATGAGGCAATTCCTGATGAAGAGGATGAGCGTCAAAAGGAACTCATTGATCTTTTGGATATGAAAATATTCTCTGAAGATGAATTTGATGAATATTTGCGTGAGGCAGGATTTTCAGATATTATCTGTTTCTCAAAAAGTGGTCCTGATAGTGTAGATAGGGAATTGGTAACTGGATGGCTTTGCGTAATTGCTAGAAAGCAATAA